The segment GTGGAGTCCTTCTCGCGCAGCCGCAGTGCCGACTCGCGGCGGCCGTCCCGCAGCACGGCCACGGTCATCCGGACCTCCTGGCGGTCCGGGTGCTTGGCGACCCACTTGGCGAGCTGCGCCTCGTCCATGCCCGCGGGCTCGGAGTCCTCGGCGGACGGCGGCAGCATCAGCCGCTCGACGGTCAGCGCACAGCCGGTGACGGCATCCGGCCAGGCGATGGTGGCCAGGAACTCGTCCAGCGGGACGCCCGCCGGGATCTCGTCCTGCTCCACGGGGGTCAGGGACGTGGTGGTGGAGTCGTCGATACCGAGCTGGGCGGCGAGCGAGGGCTCCTGCGCACGCAGCTTGGCGGTGTCGACGAGGGCGAACAGTCGGGCCGGCTGATCCCAGCCGAGCCCGGCGCTGTACTCGTCGATCTCGAGCACCGCGCGGGTCAGGGGGTCGGCGGCGAGGGGGGTGCCGTCAACGGGGAGGTTGGTCATGCTCAACATCGTGCCTTGTGTACCCCGGAAAGCGGGAACTGAGTAAAGCCTTCGTAAGTTGCATCGGTGGGTCCTACTATCGCCGGGCCTGCTCCACACGACAGCGAACTTCGAGGTGCGCACCTTGGCTTTCCAGATGCCGGACCGCGGCGGAGGCCCGACAGGGCCACGGATCAGAGTCGGCCGACCATCGCGGCGGATCCGGACCCTGCTCATGACATTGGGTGTGCTGGCCGTACTGGCCATGCTCTTCGTAATGTTTGCGGGGTTTTGGACGGATTGGCTCTGGTATCGATCGGTCAAGTACTCCTCGGTCTTCACGACCACCCTGTTGACCAAGATCGGTCTGTTCTTCTCCTTCGGCGTGGTGATGGCCGCGGCCGTCGGCGTCAACATCTGGCTGGCGCACCGGCTGCGGCCGCCGCTGAGCGCGATGTCCATGGAGCAGCAGAGCCTGGACCGCTACCGGATGAGCATCGCGCCGTTCAAGAAGTGGGCGCTGATCGCGATCACGGCGGTGATCGGGCTGATCGCCGGCGCCTCCGCCTCCGGCGAGTGGCGCACCTGGCTCCAGTGGGTCAACGGCGTCCCCTTCGGCAAGAAGGACCCGCAGTTCGGGATGGACGTCGCGTTCTACGCCTTCGATCTGCCCTGGTACCGCTTCCTGTTGAGCTTCGGCTTCGCCTGCGCGGTGCTGTGTCTGGTCGCCGCGGCGCTGACGCACTACCTCTACGGCGGGCTGCGGCTGACCAGCCCCGGTTCGCGGGCGACGGCGGCGGCGACCGGCCATCTGTCGGTGCTGCTGGGCATCTTCGTCTCGCTCAAGGCGATCGCCTACTGGCTCGACCGGTACGGCCTCGCGGTGAAGTCCAGCGGCCTGAAGTCGGCCGACAACTGGACGGGCCTGCGGTATGTCGACGCCAACGCCTATCTCCCGGCGAAGACCATCCTGTTCTTCATCGCGGCGATCTGCGCGGTGCTGTTCTTCGCCACCCTCTGGCGGCGGACCTGGCAGCTGCCGGTGATCGGCTTCGGCCTGATGGTGCTCTCGGCGGTCCTCATCGGCGGGCTGTATCCGGCGATCGTGCAGAAGTTCCAGGTCCAGCCGAACGAGCAGGCCAAGGAAGCGCCGTACATCAAGCAGAACATCAAGGCGACCCGGGACGCGTACGACATCCAGGATTCCGAGGTCACGCCGTACAAGGGCGACTACCGGCCCACCGGCAAGGCGGACAGCCAGCGGCTGCGCGACAACGCCGACACCACGGCCAGCATGCGGCTGCTCGACCCGAACGTGGTCTCGCCGGCCTTCCAGCAACAGCAGCAGGTGCGGGGGTACTACCAGTTCCCCTCCACCCTGGACGTCGACCGCTACAAGGACGAGGACGGCGCCGAGCAGGACACCGTCATCGGTCTGCGTGAGCTGAACATCGCCGGTATCCCCGAGCGCAACTGGATCAACGACCACTTCAAGTACACCCACGGCTACGGCGCGGTCGCGGCCAAGGGGACGGAGGCCTCCGACGGCGGCGGTCCGAAGTACACGGAGTCGGATCTGCCGGCCAAGGGGCAGCTCGGCAAGTACCAGCAGCGGGTGTACTACGGCGAGAAGACCTCGCAGTACTCCATCGTCGGCGGTCCGCAGAAGGAACTGGACTACTCCGACGACAGCGGCGAGAAGAGCTACAGCTACCAGGGCAAGAGCGGTGTCAACCTCGGGAACCCGGTCAACCGTGCCGCGTACGCGGTGGCGTTCGGGGAGCCGCAGATCCTCTACTCCGGCGCGATCGGCGACGGCTCGCGGATCCTGTACAACCGCACGCCCAAGGAGCGCGTCGAATCCGTCGCCCCCTGGCTGACCATCGACGGCGACGCCTACCCGGCGGTCATCGACGGCCGGATCAAGTGGATCGTGGACGCCTACACCACCAGCAACGGCTATCCGTACGCCTCGCGCACCACGCTCGGCGACAGCACGGCCGATTCGCTCACCGACGGCCAGCGGGCGGTGGTGGCCCAGCAGAACCAGGTCAACTACATCCGCAACTCCGTCAAGGCGACGGTGGATGCCTACGACGGTTCGGTGAAGCTCTACCAGTGGGACGACAAGGACCCGGTCCTCAAGACCTGGATGAAGTCCTTCCCCGGCACGGTCGAGAAGAAGAGCGCCATAAGCCCGGCGCTCAAGGAGCATCTGCGCTACCCGCAGGACCTCTTCAAGGTGCAGCGCCAGCTGCTGACCACGTACCACGTCACGGACCCGGGCACCTTCTACACGGGCTCCGAGCGCTGGCAGATCCCGAACGACCCGACGACCAAGTCGGGCAACGCGGTTCCGCCGTACTACCTGAGCATGAAGATGCCGGACCAGAAGAACCGCGCGTTCTCGCTGACGACGACCTTCACGCCCAACAAGCGCGACAACCTCGGTGCGTTCATGGCCGTCGACGCCAATGCGACCAGCGGCGAATACGGCAAGATCAGATTGCTGAAGCTGCCGTCGGAGACGCCGGTGCCCGGTCCGCAGCTGGTGCAGTCGAAGTTCAACTCCGATCCGGTCATCGCCAATGAGCTGAACATCCTCAAGAAGTTCGGCGACTCGGAGATCGAGTACGGCAATCTGCTGACCGTGCCACTGGACGGCGGACTGCTCTATGTCGAACCGGTGTATCTGCGCGGTGCCAACACCAACTACCCGCTTCTGAAGAAGGTGTTGGTCAGCTACGGCGACAACAAGCCCGTCCTGGAGGACTCCCTCAAGGACGCGCTGGACGTGGTCTTCGGCAAGAAGGCGCCCAGTACGGGCACGGAGCAGCCGCCCGGCGGCGGCGACACCGGGCAGCCACCGTCCGACCAGACGGTGCAGCAGGCCCTCGCCGACGCGCAGAAGGCCTACGAGGAGGGCGAGAAGGCGCGCGCCGGAGGCGACTGGGCCGGCTACGGCGAGGCCCAGAAGAAGCTGAAGGCGGCGCTGGACCGGGCGGCGAAGGCGTCCGAGAAGGGCGGCAAGCCGGGCAGCTGAGCCGGCCGCCCGTCTCTTAGGGCCCTGTGGCCGCCGGTGCGAACCGGTGGTCACAGGGCCGCGTCGGTGCGGGGGCCGTCCGCCACCGTGATACCTTGAGATCACAACGACGCGGGGTGGAGCAGCTCGGTAGCTCGCTGGGCTCATAACCCAGAGGTCGCAGGTTCAAATCCTGTCCCCGCTACTGAAAGACGAAGGCCCGGATCCTCAAGGATCCGGGCCTTCGTCATGTGTACGGGCGATCGTCATGTGTTCCGGTGGATCCCGGGCAAAGGCCGGGTCGTACAACCCATGTGGGGAAGCTGTGTGCTTGAGTTTGCCAAGTCGTCGTGTCGGGAAGTCGACAAACCGCTGAAGTGACCTCACTGGCTGCGGTATACCAGGTGTACGCGGGTTACAGGTGATGCGACGATGGGTCTTATGGGGGACAAGGCAAGGTTGTTGGAGACGGACCGGTTTGTGCATGCGCCCGACGACGGGCGCGAATCCGACCTGCAAATGGACGCGATGGAGGCCGCCGAGGCCGCCGAGGCGTCCGATGCCGTGACCGAGTCCGGCCACCGCCGGGCCGCCGAGGCGGGCGACACCGCCGCGATGAGCGCGCTCGGCGCGATGCTGCTGCGCCGCGGTGACCTCGACGGCGCCGAGCCGCATCTGCGGTCCGCGGCCGCCGCCGGGGACCGCGCCGCGGCCAACAACCTGGGCGTGCTGCTCCACCAGCGGGGCTACGGGGACGAGGCGGCCGGCTGGTGGCGGATCGCCGCCGTGGCCGGTTCCGCCGCCGCGGCGCACGCCCTCGGGCGTTACTACCGCGAGCGCGGTGACGAGCCGGCCGCCGAGTACTGGCTGCGCCAGTCCGCCGAGTCCGGCCACTGCCTGGGTGCCTACGCCCTCGCCGATCTCCTGGAGCACCGCGGTGACATCGGCGCCGAGCGCTGGTTCCGTACGGCCGCCGAGCGGGGCCACCGTGAGGCCGCGTACCGCCTGGCCCGGCTCATCGAGGACGGGCGCGACGCGGACCACCGCACCGTCCCCGCGTACGGGGAGCTGAAGCAGCAGGAGGAGGCCGAGCAGTGGTACCGCCAGGCCGCCGCGCGCGGCCACCGGCGGGCCGCGCTCCAGCTGGGCGCGCTGCTGGAGGAGCGTGGTGACGTCCAGGAGGCGGGGCGCTGGTATCTGTCCGCTGCCAAGGACGGGGAGGCGCGCGCCGCCTGTGCGCTGGGCTTCCTGCTGCGCGACGCGGGGGACGAGGAGAGCGCCGCGGAATGGTGGCGGCGCGCCGCCCAGGACGGCGATGGCAACGCTGCCAATGCCCTCGGGGCGCTGCACGCCGACCGCGGTGAGCTGCAGACCGCCGAGCGCTGGTACCGCGTCGCCCTGGATGCCGGGGACGTCAACGGCGCCTACAACATCGGGCTGCTGTGCGCCGAGCAGGGCCGGGAGGGGCGCGGCGAGCAGTGGTACCGCCGGGCCGCCTACGCCGGGCACCGCGAGGCCGCCAACGCGCTGGCCATCCTGCTGCTCCAGCGCGGCGACGCCGCCGGGGCCGAGCCGTGGTTCTCCAAAGCGGCCGAGGCGGGCAGTGTGGACGCCGCGTTCAACCTCGGCATCCTCTTCGCCGGGCGGGGTGCGGAGCGTACGGCGCACACCTGGTACGAGCGGGCGGCCGCGGCCGGGCACACCGAGGCGGCGCTTCAGGTCGCCATCGTGCAGC is part of the Streptomyces platensis genome and harbors:
- a CDS encoding tetratricopeptide repeat protein, whose amino-acid sequence is MGDKARLLETDRFVHAPDDGRESDLQMDAMEAAEAAEASDAVTESGHRRAAEAGDTAAMSALGAMLLRRGDLDGAEPHLRSAAAAGDRAAANNLGVLLHQRGYGDEAAGWWRIAAVAGSAAAAHALGRYYRERGDEPAAEYWLRQSAESGHCLGAYALADLLEHRGDIGAERWFRTAAERGHREAAYRLARLIEDGRDADHRTVPAYGELKQQEEAEQWYRQAAARGHRRAALQLGALLEERGDVQEAGRWYLSAAKDGEARAACALGFLLRDAGDEESAAEWWRRAAQDGDGNAANALGALHADRGELQTAERWYRVALDAGDVNGAYNIGLLCAEQGREGRGEQWYRRAAYAGHREAANALAILLLQRGDAAGAEPWFSKAAEAGSVDAAFNLGILFAGRGAERTAHTWYERAAAAGHTEAALQVAIVQLRDGELQDAERNLRCAAGGGSAEAAFRLADLLDRQAAAAGEGLADGERAADDESVQWYERAARQGHRRAQVRVGMFAAARGEAVEAAEWYRAAAEAGSRNGAFNLGLLLAREGSLPEAALWWQRAAEAGHGRAALRLALLAARRGALAEAQSWCAHAVELGPPEVAERAARLRTALQEELSA
- a CDS encoding PPA1309 family protein gives rise to the protein MTNLPVDGTPLAADPLTRAVLEIDEYSAGLGWDQPARLFALVDTAKLRAQEPSLAAQLGIDDSTTTSLTPVEQDEIPAGVPLDEFLATIAWPDAVTGCALTVERLMLPPSAEDSEPAGMDEAQLAKWVAKHPDRQEVRMTVAVLRDGRRESALRLREKDSTSEVLTGSALVPGLAEALAATFEA
- a CDS encoding UPF0182 family protein encodes the protein MTLGVLAVLAMLFVMFAGFWTDWLWYRSVKYSSVFTTTLLTKIGLFFSFGVVMAAAVGVNIWLAHRLRPPLSAMSMEQQSLDRYRMSIAPFKKWALIAITAVIGLIAGASASGEWRTWLQWVNGVPFGKKDPQFGMDVAFYAFDLPWYRFLLSFGFACAVLCLVAAALTHYLYGGLRLTSPGSRATAAATGHLSVLLGIFVSLKAIAYWLDRYGLAVKSSGLKSADNWTGLRYVDANAYLPAKTILFFIAAICAVLFFATLWRRTWQLPVIGFGLMVLSAVLIGGLYPAIVQKFQVQPNEQAKEAPYIKQNIKATRDAYDIQDSEVTPYKGDYRPTGKADSQRLRDNADTTASMRLLDPNVVSPAFQQQQQVRGYYQFPSTLDVDRYKDEDGAEQDTVIGLRELNIAGIPERNWINDHFKYTHGYGAVAAKGTEASDGGGPKYTESDLPAKGQLGKYQQRVYYGEKTSQYSIVGGPQKELDYSDDSGEKSYSYQGKSGVNLGNPVNRAAYAVAFGEPQILYSGAIGDGSRILYNRTPKERVESVAPWLTIDGDAYPAVIDGRIKWIVDAYTTSNGYPYASRTTLGDSTADSLTDGQRAVVAQQNQVNYIRNSVKATVDAYDGSVKLYQWDDKDPVLKTWMKSFPGTVEKKSAISPALKEHLRYPQDLFKVQRQLLTTYHVTDPGTFYTGSERWQIPNDPTTKSGNAVPPYYLSMKMPDQKNRAFSLTTTFTPNKRDNLGAFMAVDANATSGEYGKIRLLKLPSETPVPGPQLVQSKFNSDPVIANELNILKKFGDSEIEYGNLLTVPLDGGLLYVEPVYLRGANTNYPLLKKVLVSYGDNKPVLEDSLKDALDVVFGKKAPSTGTEQPPGGGDTGQPPSDQTVQQALADAQKAYEEGEKARAGGDWAGYGEAQKKLKAALDRAAKASEKGGKPGS